One window from the genome of Pseudomonas frederiksbergensis encodes:
- a CDS encoding OsmC family protein — protein sequence MAIVKKASAHWEGDLKTGIGSISTETGVLREAPYGFKARFEGGKGTNPEELIGAAHAGCFSMAFSMILGDAGLKADSIDTNAEVTLDQVDGGFAITAIKLILKARIPGASQEQFEELSNKAKEGCPVSKVLNAKITLDATLVS from the coding sequence ATGGCTATCGTCAAGAAAGCATCGGCTCACTGGGAAGGTGACCTGAAGACCGGCATCGGCTCCATCTCCACGGAAACCGGCGTGTTGCGCGAAGCGCCCTATGGTTTCAAGGCACGTTTTGAAGGCGGCAAGGGCACCAACCCTGAAGAATTGATCGGCGCGGCCCATGCGGGCTGCTTCTCCATGGCGTTTTCGATGATCCTCGGCGACGCCGGGCTCAAGGCCGACAGCATCGACACCAACGCCGAAGTGACCCTGGACCAGGTCGATGGCGGCTTCGCAATCACCGCAATCAAGCTGATCCTGAAGGCCAGGATTCCCGGCGCCAGCCAGGAGCAATTCGAAGAGCTGAGCAACAAGGCCAAGGAAGGTTGCCCGGTTTCCAAGGTGCTCAATGCCAAGATCACCCTGGACGCGACCCTGGTGAGTTGA
- a CDS encoding DUF1161 domain-containing protein, which yields MKRLALAVIGCALTTTALAAPKPCEELKAEIEAKIQANNVASYTLEIVTNDEVHDQNMVVGSCDYGTKKIIYQKNDR from the coding sequence ATGAAACGTTTGGCCCTGGCAGTCATCGGTTGCGCATTGACCACAACGGCCCTCGCAGCACCCAAGCCCTGCGAAGAACTGAAAGCCGAAATCGAAGCGAAGATCCAGGCTAATAACGTGGCGTCCTATACCTTGGAAATCGTCACCAACGACGAAGTCCATGACCAGAACATGGTGGTGGGCAGTTGCGACTACGGCACCAAGAAAATCATCTATCAGAAGAACGACCGCTAG
- a CDS encoding nucleoid-associated protein, with the protein MDVKVNFAVVHELIKEQFKDIQASDIRKVVLNKDKPAVSKLIIGATSIYGKKNNATHYGIFAKKTVSEFPIDFDAYSKIAISEKSFLEVTESAMAELHAAAKKTTASSGGYILFVDYENNQGRFLLIAMLKKRDGLRLNENLEPEELIELDLSSLYHAARINFNKYQEHGLADAEAKQELNYLSFLSQSAGRSAAGYFVTALGCAVGTASAAATKNLIIESVKFFRERPNLRDKRIQFKDEILRYLERQRDSGQSVKLSEVEAIARQFFPAELEGQADELAVEFTGHLNSEAVGVPVEFPISKVTLDKYTHVVYKADNWQLKFDRNSLGEGVDAEIRFIEQDRKLIINNLSESAVEVIRQAIADKRDAAEPE; encoded by the coding sequence ATGGACGTAAAAGTTAATTTCGCAGTTGTTCATGAGCTAATAAAAGAGCAATTTAAAGATATTCAAGCTTCTGATATTCGAAAGGTTGTGCTGAATAAAGACAAGCCAGCCGTTAGCAAGTTAATAATCGGTGCGACATCAATTTACGGTAAGAAAAATAACGCCACACATTATGGGATCTTCGCAAAAAAAACTGTGAGTGAGTTTCCCATTGACTTTGATGCTTACTCTAAAATTGCCATTTCGGAAAAGTCTTTTCTGGAAGTTACCGAGTCCGCCATGGCGGAACTTCATGCCGCAGCGAAAAAAACCACCGCATCTTCTGGGGGGTATATTTTATTCGTAGACTACGAAAACAACCAAGGACGCTTCTTGTTAATTGCAATGCTTAAAAAGCGTGATGGTTTGAGGCTTAATGAAAATCTTGAGCCTGAGGAATTGATTGAACTGGATTTGAGTAGTTTGTACCACGCGGCTCGTATTAATTTTAATAAATATCAAGAGCATGGCTTAGCGGACGCGGAAGCTAAGCAAGAACTCAATTATCTAAGTTTTCTTAGCCAAAGCGCAGGACGGTCGGCTGCAGGTTATTTTGTAACAGCACTGGGCTGTGCAGTAGGAACCGCTTCAGCGGCTGCTACAAAAAATCTTATAATCGAGAGTGTAAAATTTTTTAGAGAGCGTCCTAATCTACGCGACAAAAGAATTCAGTTTAAAGATGAGATTTTGAGATATCTAGAGCGTCAGCGAGATTCTGGACAATCCGTCAAACTCTCGGAAGTTGAAGCGATTGCTCGCCAATTTTTTCCGGCAGAACTGGAAGGTCAGGCCGATGAATTGGCCGTTGAGTTTACAGGGCACCTCAATAGTGAGGCCGTTGGAGTGCCCGTTGAGTTTCCTATTAGCAAGGTGACACTTGATAAGTACACTCACGTGGTCTACAAGGCAGACAACTGGCAGTTGAAGTTTGATCGAAACTCTTTAGGCGAAGGTGTGGATGCTGAAATTCGTTTTATTGAACAAGATCGAAAACTAATCATCAATAATCTTTCGGAAAGCGCTGTTGAAGTCATTCGTCAAGCCATAGCGGATAAACGAGATGCTGCCGAGCCAGAGTAA
- a CDS encoding DUF6124 family protein: MFKITPNPPEADPNSPYLDGLNAKQLEEAATRALDFYLKPKSTRPEETIQPGQLFTVVKGLDNECLLANLSETLASADAMVNELAFDMEGSNRQVLLGIQQLIELSSLLANRVLDNVDPR, encoded by the coding sequence ATGTTCAAAATAACGCCAAACCCTCCAGAAGCAGATCCCAACTCTCCTTATCTGGACGGCTTAAATGCCAAGCAACTCGAAGAAGCCGCCACCCGCGCATTGGACTTTTATCTAAAGCCCAAATCCACAAGACCTGAAGAAACCATCCAACCCGGGCAGTTATTCACCGTCGTAAAAGGCCTCGACAATGAATGCCTGCTGGCAAACCTCAGCGAAACCCTGGCTTCGGCCGATGCAATGGTCAATGAATTGGCTTTTGATATGGAAGGCTCCAACCGCCAAGTCCTACTGGGCATTCAGCAACTGATCGAGCTGAGTTCGTTGTTGGCGAATCGCGTGTTGGATAACGTCGATCCCCGCTAG
- a CDS encoding gamma carbonic anhydrase family protein, protein MTLRTYQNHSPKLARGAFVDSTAVVIGDVEIGEDSSVWPLTVIRGDMHRIRIGARTSIQDGCVLHITHAGPFNPDGFPLLIGDDVTVAHKVMLHGCSVGSRILIGMGSIVMDGAVVEDDVIIGAGSLVPPGKRLESGFLYVGSPVKQVRPLTDKERAFFTYSAANYVKLKDLHLAEGYDQL, encoded by the coding sequence GTGACCCTTCGCACGTACCAGAACCACAGCCCCAAGCTTGCCCGTGGGGCTTTTGTCGACAGCACCGCGGTGGTGATCGGCGACGTCGAAATCGGCGAAGACAGCTCCGTCTGGCCGCTGACGGTCATTCGCGGCGACATGCACCGCATCCGCATCGGCGCGCGCACCAGCATCCAGGACGGCTGCGTGCTGCACATCACCCACGCCGGCCCGTTCAACCCCGACGGCTTCCCGCTGCTGATTGGCGATGACGTGACCGTCGCCCACAAAGTCATGCTCCATGGCTGCTCGGTGGGCAGCCGGATCCTGATCGGCATGGGCAGCATCGTCATGGACGGCGCGGTGGTCGAAGACGACGTCATCATCGGCGCCGGCAGCCTCGTACCGCCGGGCAAGCGCCTGGAGAGCGGCTTCCTGTACGTGGGCAGCCCGGTGAAACAGGTCCGCCCGCTGACCGACAAGGAACGGGCGTTCTTCACCTACAGCGCGGCGAACTACGTGAAACTCAAGGATTTGCACTTGGCCGAAGGCTACGACCAACTCTGA
- a CDS encoding M3 family metallopeptidase, translating into MRHADNPLLQPYVLPPFSEIQAEHFAPALDQIIVECQAKVAETIETQAPYPTWDDLVLAMDEIHARLKSFGYVLQCLASTWTGDAWEQIAHECRERLSDFRRSLEQNPELFQLYQRLADSQIAVHFSPARKRTLAKILRRLRQHSLAPDVQAALLDLKLRIRGAEILFMEHLEEANNAWSQTFDDEARLQGLPAYFKLQMAEHAREKGRTGWLLRLTDESFRIVTRYADDRVLREQIYTAYSIRASDQGPNAGLFDNGEVLQQLLRDRHQTALLLGYSNYAQLAIEPEQAQSPEQVMAFLKEKLGRQQELFKQDAKQLAAFAAQQGFGELQPWDYQYLAEKIRRQTTGVSEQTASAWFELRSTFYQLQLIAHDLFGIEFTERQDLSTWHAQVRVFEVHERGDTLGFIYFDPFENGRLNGYPHTSPLRNRRITAEGRPRYPVATLHAWLPRGSGTEPVLLDYQHLSVLFHEFGHCLHHVLSKADYRDISGISELSRDTAEFAGNLLERWSFSKQCLLRIARHHQTGASLPEHIVDHLLTYLTTQTSWGRAKSLRDTLFDMELHRSHGDGRTAQQVFDQISAQVGHLPASANERWPNGLDYMVTGYGAGLYAYLWSQDLADGVFKRFKRNGLFDRSTGRALRQAIYEAGDSRPLSESISAFMQATDHRAGAST; encoded by the coding sequence ATGCGCCACGCTGATAACCCACTGCTGCAGCCCTATGTCCTGCCGCCGTTCTCAGAGATTCAAGCCGAACATTTTGCCCCCGCCCTCGACCAGATCATTGTCGAATGCCAAGCCAAAGTTGCCGAGACCATCGAGACTCAGGCGCCCTATCCGACCTGGGATGACCTGGTGCTGGCCATGGATGAAATCCATGCACGGCTGAAAAGCTTTGGCTATGTGCTGCAATGCCTGGCCTCAACCTGGACGGGAGACGCCTGGGAGCAGATTGCGCATGAGTGCCGCGAACGACTGAGTGACTTTCGCCGTTCCCTGGAGCAAAACCCCGAGCTGTTCCAGCTCTACCAACGCCTGGCTGACAGTCAGATAGCCGTGCATTTCTCACCCGCGAGAAAAAGAACGCTGGCGAAGATCCTGCGGCGGCTTCGCCAGCATTCACTCGCACCCGACGTACAAGCGGCCTTGCTAGACCTGAAACTGCGTATCCGTGGCGCCGAAATATTGTTCATGGAGCATTTGGAAGAGGCCAACAATGCCTGGAGCCAAACGTTCGACGATGAGGCCCGTTTGCAGGGCTTACCTGCGTATTTCAAACTGCAAATGGCCGAGCACGCCCGTGAAAAAGGTCGCACGGGGTGGTTGTTGAGGCTGACGGACGAATCGTTTCGCATTGTCACTCGTTATGCTGACGACCGCGTTCTGCGCGAGCAAATCTACACGGCCTATAGCATTCGGGCGTCGGATCAAGGGCCGAATGCAGGCCTCTTCGATAATGGCGAGGTACTGCAGCAATTGCTCAGGGACCGTCATCAAACCGCCCTGCTGCTGGGCTATTCGAATTATGCCCAACTGGCGATCGAGCCGGAGCAAGCGCAGTCGCCAGAGCAGGTCATGGCGTTCCTGAAGGAAAAACTCGGGCGACAACAAGAGCTGTTCAAGCAGGACGCTAAACAGTTGGCGGCCTTCGCTGCGCAGCAAGGTTTCGGCGAACTCCAGCCTTGGGATTACCAGTACTTGGCGGAAAAAATTCGCCGGCAGACGACAGGGGTTTCAGAACAGACGGCCAGCGCCTGGTTTGAGCTCAGATCAACCTTTTACCAATTGCAGCTGATCGCACACGATCTGTTCGGTATCGAGTTCACCGAGCGCCAGGATCTGTCCACCTGGCATGCGCAGGTGCGTGTGTTTGAGGTCCACGAGCGGGGCGATACCCTCGGTTTTATCTATTTCGATCCCTTTGAAAATGGAAGGCTGAACGGTTACCCCCACACTTCCCCCCTGCGAAACCGCCGCATCACCGCCGAGGGTCGACCGCGCTACCCCGTCGCGACGTTGCATGCCTGGTTGCCACGCGGCTCCGGCACCGAGCCGGTGTTGCTGGACTACCAACACCTGAGCGTCCTGTTTCATGAGTTCGGTCATTGCTTGCACCATGTCCTGAGCAAGGCGGACTATCGCGACATCTCGGGCATATCCGAGCTGTCCCGGGACACCGCCGAGTTTGCCGGAAACCTGCTGGAGCGCTGGAGTTTCTCCAAGCAGTGCCTGCTCCGTATCGCCAGGCACCACCAGACCGGGGCTTCCCTGCCGGAGCATATTGTCGATCATCTGTTGACGTACCTCACCACTCAAACCAGCTGGGGGAGGGCCAAGTCGTTACGCGACACGCTGTTTGACATGGAATTGCACCGCAGCCACGGCGACGGGCGCACAGCCCAGCAAGTGTTCGACCAGATCAGCGCACAGGTCGGGCATCTGCCAGCGTCCGCCAACGAACGCTGGCCAAACGGGTTGGATTACATGGTCACCGGTTATGGCGCCGGACTCTATGCCTACCTCTGGTCGCAGGACTTGGCCGATGGCGTGTTCAAGCGTTTCAAGCGCAACGGATTGTTCGATAGGAGCACTGGGAGGGCGTTGCGCCAAGCGATATACGAGGCGGGCGATTCACGACCGTTGTCCGAATCCATCTCCGCCTTCATGCAGGCGACCGATCACCGTGCGGGCGCAAGTACCTGA
- a CDS encoding LLM class flavin-dependent oxidoreductase, with the protein MKQLSEVKFSTLDLVPVRADGNAAQSLRNSLDLAQHVEKYGYTRFWVAEHHNMDGIASSATAVLLGYLAGGTSSIRVGSGGVMLPNHAPLVIAEQFGTLESLFPGRIDLGLGRAPGSDQMTARALRRERSGSADDFPDDVAELMRYLGPRTPDQRIIAMPGTGTNVPVWLLGSSLFSAQLAGERGLPYAFASHFAPRFMHEAIRVYRNHFQPSAVLDKPYVMLGVPLVAADTDEQADYLATSVYQRILALMRGQSLVQRPPVDTMNGLWLPHEKEAVGDFLGLAMIGGPQKIRAKLEVLIEQTHADELIFTSDLYEHADRLHSYELLAQVMKG; encoded by the coding sequence ATGAAACAGCTGTCCGAAGTTAAATTTTCAACCCTCGACCTTGTCCCTGTCCGCGCTGACGGCAACGCCGCCCAATCCTTGCGCAACTCGTTGGATTTGGCGCAGCACGTGGAAAAGTACGGCTACACCCGTTTCTGGGTGGCGGAACACCACAACATGGACGGCATCGCCAGTTCGGCGACAGCGGTGTTGCTGGGCTACCTAGCGGGGGGCACGTCGAGCATCCGCGTCGGCTCCGGCGGGGTGATGCTGCCGAACCATGCGCCGTTGGTGATCGCCGAACAGTTCGGCACGCTGGAAAGTCTGTTTCCGGGTCGGATTGACCTGGGGTTGGGGCGAGCGCCTGGTTCCGACCAGATGACGGCCCGTGCATTGCGCCGTGAGCGCTCCGGCAGCGCCGATGATTTCCCCGATGACGTGGCCGAACTGATGCGCTATCTCGGGCCGCGTACGCCGGACCAACGCATCATCGCCATGCCAGGCACGGGCACCAACGTACCGGTGTGGCTGTTGGGTTCGAGCCTGTTCAGTGCGCAGTTGGCCGGGGAGCGCGGTTTGCCCTACGCGTTCGCCTCCCATTTCGCACCGCGGTTCATGCACGAGGCGATCCGTGTTTATCGCAACCACTTCCAGCCTTCAGCCGTACTCGACAAGCCCTACGTGATGCTCGGCGTCCCTTTGGTGGCGGCGGACACGGATGAGCAGGCCGATTACCTGGCGACTTCGGTGTACCAGCGTATCCTGGCGTTGATGCGCGGCCAGAGCCTGGTGCAGCGCCCGCCGGTCGACACCATGAATGGTCTATGGCTGCCCCATGAGAAGGAAGCGGTAGGTGATTTCCTTGGCTTGGCAATGATCGGTGGCCCGCAGAAAATCCGCGCCAAGCTCGAAGTGTTGATCGAGCAGACTCATGCCGATGAGTTGATTTTCACCAGCGATTTGTACGAACACGCCGACCGCTTGCACTCTTATGAACTGCTGGCGCAGGTGATGAAAGGCTGA
- a CDS encoding aminopeptidase yields the protein MIRQRSRHRLLDRVLRILFPALLLLLLNGCTSVAYYGQLASGQVRLLQAREPIDRVIADPTRDPKLRAHLAQARKARAFASEQLHLPDNKSYRLYADIGRPFVVWNVFATPEFSLAPQTHCFPIAGCVAYRGYYSQGAARGEAAVQQLQGMDVSIGGVEAYSTLGWFNDPILSSMLHWGDERLATLIFHELAHQRVYVKDDTAFNESFATFVEQEGTRQWRAHRGLAPDNGNRLRQRDQFIQLILDTRQRLETLYAQPLPAEQMRQRKAEEFERLRADYQRMRDTQWAGDKRYDAWVYAPMNNARLLPFGLYDQWVPAFAALFKREGGDWVAFFTAVEKLGRLAADERKAALEALAAPRTAND from the coding sequence TTGATTAGGCAGCGTTCACGCCATCGGTTACTCGACCGTGTTTTGCGGATTTTGTTTCCAGCCCTCCTGCTTTTGTTACTCAACGGTTGCACCAGCGTTGCTTATTACGGCCAACTCGCCAGTGGACAGGTGCGACTGCTGCAAGCCCGCGAGCCAATCGACCGCGTCATTGCCGACCCCACCCGCGATCCGAAACTGCGCGCTCATCTGGCCCAGGCCCGCAAGGCCCGCGCGTTCGCCAGCGAACAACTGCACCTGCCCGATAACAAAAGCTATCGCCTGTACGCGGACATCGGCCGCCCCTTCGTCGTCTGGAACGTCTTCGCCACCCCGGAATTCTCCCTGGCCCCGCAAACCCATTGCTTTCCCATCGCCGGTTGCGTGGCCTATCGCGGCTATTACAGCCAGGGTGCCGCCCGAGGCGAGGCCGCGGTGCAGCAATTGCAGGGCATGGATGTGTCGATCGGCGGCGTAGAGGCCTACTCGACGCTGGGCTGGTTCAACGACCCGATCCTGAGCTCGATGCTGCACTGGGGTGACGAGCGCCTGGCGACGCTGATCTTTCATGAACTGGCGCACCAGCGCGTCTACGTAAAGGACGACACGGCATTCAACGAATCCTTCGCCACCTTCGTCGAACAGGAAGGCACCCGCCAATGGCGCGCCCATCGCGGGCTGGCGCCAGACAACGGCAACCGGTTGCGCCAGCGCGACCAGTTCATCCAACTGATCCTCGACACCCGCCAACGCCTGGAAACCCTCTACGCCCAACCTCTGCCCGCCGAGCAGATGCGCCAGCGCAAGGCCGAGGAATTCGAACGCCTGCGCGCCGACTACCAACGAATGCGCGACACGCAATGGGCTGGTGACAAGCGCTATGACGCGTGGGTCTATGCGCCAATGAACAATGCCCGGTTATTGCCCTTCGGCCTGTATGACCAATGGGTGCCGGCGTTTGCGGCGTTGTTCAAGCGTGAGGGCGGGGATTGGGTTGCGTTTTTTACTGCGGTTGAGAAGCTCGGCCGGTTGGCGGCTGATGAGCGCAAGGCTGCTCTGGAGGCATTGGCGGCTCCCAGAACTGCGAACGATTGA
- a CDS encoding HAD family hydrolase — translation MHYQTVLFDLDGTLTDPREGITRSIQFALGKLGIDEPDLTRLEHFIGPPLLQAFMQFYDFDEAKAWEAVNFYRERFKVTGLYENRVFDGVMPLLETLGSQGRQLYIATSKPWVFAREIARHFDFARHFKVIYGSELDGTRTNKVELIAHLLAEESLDPANTLMIGDRKHDLIGARDNGLDAAAVGYGFGSFEELNAENPVHHFQTLDELHRAFL, via the coding sequence ATGCACTACCAAACCGTACTCTTCGACCTCGACGGCACCCTCACCGACCCACGGGAAGGCATCACCCGTTCGATCCAGTTCGCCCTGGGCAAACTGGGCATCGACGAACCCGACCTCACCCGCCTCGAACACTTCATCGGCCCGCCGCTGTTGCAGGCCTTCATGCAGTTCTATGACTTCGACGAAGCGAAAGCCTGGGAAGCGGTGAACTTCTATCGCGAACGTTTCAAAGTCACCGGCCTCTACGAAAACCGCGTATTTGACGGCGTCATGCCCCTGCTGGAAACCCTCGGCAGCCAAGGCCGGCAGCTCTACATCGCCACCTCCAAACCCTGGGTTTTCGCCCGGGAAATCGCCCGCCACTTCGACTTCGCCCGGCACTTCAAAGTGATCTACGGCAGCGAACTGGACGGCACCCGCACCAACAAAGTCGAACTCATCGCCCACCTCCTGGCCGAAGAAAGCCTCGACCCGGCCAACACCCTGATGATCGGCGACCGCAAACACGACCTGATCGGCGCCCGCGACAACGGCCTCGACGCCGCAGCGGTGGGGTATGGGTTTGGCAGTTTCGAAGAACTGAACGCAGAAAACCCGGTGCACCACTTCCAGACACTGGATGAGTTGCACCGGGCTTTCCTGTGA
- the prlC gene encoding oligopeptidase A encodes MSVNNPLLQPYDLPPFSAIRAEHVQPAIEQILADNRAAIAEILKTQVKQPTWAGLVLAMDELNDRLGAAWSPVSHLNAVRNSPELREAYEACLPALSAYSTELGQNRELFQAFEALANSPEAAGFDVAQKTILEHSLRDFRLSGIDLPPEQQKRYAEVQSKLSELGSRFSNQLLDATQAWTKHVTDEAALAGLTDSAKAQMAAAAQAKELDGWLINLEFPSYYAVMTYAEDRALREEVYAAYCTRASDQGPNAGQNDNGPVMEQILDLRQELAHLLGFANFAELSLATKMAESSDQVLSFLRDLAKRSKPFAAQDLEQLKAYAAEQGCPDLQSWDSGFYGEKLRQQRYSVAQEALRAYFPIDKVLSGLFTIVQRLYGIEIAELKGFDSWHPDVRLFEIKENGQHVGRFFFDLYARANKRGGAWMDGARDRRRTLEGALQSPVANLVCNFTPADSGKPALLTHDEVTTLFHEFGHGLHHLLTRVEHAGVSGINGVAWDAVELPSQFMENWCWEPEGLALISGHYETGEPLPQDLLEKMLAAKNFQSGLMMVRQLEFSLFDFELHATHGDGRSVLQVLEGVRDEVSVMRPPAYNRFPNSFAHIFAGGYAAGYYSYKWAEVLSADAFSKFEEDGVLNADTGRAFREAILARGGSQEPMVLFVDFRGREPSIDALLRHSGLSEDAAA; translated from the coding sequence GTGAGCGTGAACAACCCTCTTTTGCAGCCCTACGACCTGCCGCCATTCTCGGCGATCCGTGCCGAGCACGTGCAACCGGCCATCGAGCAGATCCTGGCTGACAACCGTGCCGCCATCGCCGAAATCCTCAAGACTCAAGTCAAACAGCCTACCTGGGCCGGCCTGGTGCTGGCGATGGACGAGCTCAACGATCGCCTCGGTGCGGCCTGGAGCCCGGTCAGCCACTTGAACGCCGTGCGCAACAGCCCGGAACTGCGCGAAGCCTATGAGGCGTGCCTGCCGGCGCTGAGTGCCTACTCCACCGAACTGGGCCAGAACCGTGAGTTGTTCCAGGCGTTCGAAGCCCTGGCGAACAGCCCCGAGGCGGCCGGTTTCGACGTGGCGCAAAAAACCATCCTGGAACATTCCCTGCGCGATTTCCGCCTGTCGGGCATCGACCTGCCGCCCGAGCAGCAGAAGCGCTACGCCGAAGTGCAAAGCAAGTTGTCCGAATTGGGCAGCCGCTTTTCCAACCAATTGCTCGACGCGACCCAGGCCTGGACCAAGCACGTCACCGATGAAGCCGCCCTCGCCGGGCTGACCGATTCGGCCAAGGCGCAAATGGCCGCTGCGGCCCAGGCCAAGGAATTGGACGGCTGGCTGATCAATCTGGAATTCCCCAGCTACTACGCGGTGATGACCTACGCCGAAGACCGCGCCCTGCGCGAAGAGGTCTACGCGGCCTATTGCACCCGCGCCTCGGACCAGGGCCCGAACGCCGGCCAGAACGACAACGGCCCGGTAATGGAGCAGATCCTCGACCTGCGCCAGGAGCTGGCCCACCTGCTGGGCTTCGCCAATTTCGCGGAGTTGAGCCTGGCGACCAAGATGGCCGAATCCAGCGATCAAGTGCTCAGCTTCCTGCGTGACCTGGCCAAGCGCAGCAAACCGTTCGCCGCCCAGGACCTGGAGCAACTCAAGGCCTACGCCGCCGAACAGGGCTGCCCCGACCTGCAAAGCTGGGACAGCGGCTTCTACGGCGAAAAACTCCGCCAGCAGCGTTACAGCGTCGCCCAGGAAGCGCTGCGTGCGTACTTCCCGATCGATAAGGTGCTGAGCGGCCTCTTCACTATTGTGCAGCGCCTGTACGGTATCGAGATTGCAGAGCTGAAAGGCTTCGACAGCTGGCACCCGGACGTGCGCCTGTTCGAGATCAAGGAAAACGGCCAGCATGTCGGCCGCTTCTTCTTCGACCTCTACGCCCGCGCCAACAAGCGTGGCGGCGCGTGGATGGACGGCGCCCGGGATCGTCGTCGCACCCTCGAAGGCGCACTGCAAAGCCCGGTCGCCAACCTGGTGTGCAACTTCACTCCGGCCGACAGCGGCAAACCCGCGCTGCTGACGCACGATGAAGTCACCACGCTGTTCCACGAGTTCGGCCATGGCCTGCATCACCTGTTGACCCGCGTCGAGCATGCTGGCGTGTCGGGCATCAACGGCGTGGCTTGGGATGCCGTCGAGCTGCCGAGCCAGTTCATGGAGAACTGGTGCTGGGAGCCTGAAGGCCTGGCGCTGATTTCCGGTCACTACGAAACCGGCGAGCCGCTGCCCCAGGACCTGCTGGAAAAAATGCTCGCGGCGAAGAATTTCCAGTCCGGCCTGATGATGGTCCGCCAGTTGGAGTTCTCGCTGTTCGACTTCGAGCTGCACGCCACCCACGGCGACGGTCGCAGCGTGTTGCAAGTGCTCGAAGGCGTGCGCGACGAGGTGTCGGTGATGCGTCCGCCGGCCTACAACCGCTTCCCGAACAGCTTTGCCCACATCTTTGCCGGCGGCTACGCAGCGGGTTACTACAGCTATAAGTGGGCGGAAGTGCTCTCGGCCGATGCGTTTTCCAAGTTCGAAGAAGACGGTGTACTCAACGCCGACACCGGGCGCGCCTTCCGCGAGGCGATCCTGGCCCGTGGCGGTTCCCAGGAGCCGATGGTGCTGTTCGTCGACTTCCGTGGCCGCGAGCCGTCGATTGACGCACTCTTGCGCCATAGCGGCCTGAGCGAGGACGCGGCAGCATGA
- a CDS encoding dual specificity protein phosphatase family protein: MLKLCSRSLLCLALLTALAEAPAQAADSVEARPAEWAQPVGKHYNLYQMSPTLYRSSLPDGAALPLLSELRIGTVINFLPESDQRWLSTPGIEQVQLPYRTNHVDDSDILSALRAVQAGEAKGPVLMHCKHGSDRTGLVAAMYRVVVQGWSKEDALNEMTEGGFGDSHHFKDGVRYMMQADVDKLREALANGDCSTSVFALCSLGSWVNSTTTAHHMDPQVLAPAR; encoded by the coding sequence ATGCTCAAGCTCTGTTCCCGTTCGCTGCTTTGCCTGGCCCTGCTCACCGCCCTGGCCGAGGCGCCCGCCCAAGCGGCCGATTCCGTTGAAGCAAGGCCCGCTGAATGGGCGCAGCCAGTGGGTAAGCATTACAACCTCTACCAGATGTCTCCGACGCTCTACCGCAGCTCCCTGCCGGACGGCGCTGCGCTGCCCTTGCTGAGCGAACTCAGGATCGGCACGGTCATCAACTTCTTGCCGGAGTCGGACCAGCGCTGGCTGTCCACGCCCGGCATCGAGCAGGTTCAGTTGCCCTATCGCACCAATCACGTCGACGACAGCGACATCCTCAGTGCCTTGCGCGCCGTCCAGGCGGGCGAGGCCAAGGGGCCGGTGCTGATGCACTGCAAACACGGCTCGGACCGCACCGGGCTGGTGGCGGCCATGTACCGGGTGGTTGTGCAGGGTTGGAGCAAAGAGGACGCGTTGAACGAAATGACCGAAGGTGGCTTCGGTGATAGTCATCACTTCAAGGATGGGGTGCGCTACATGATGCAGGCCGATGTCGACAAACTCCGCGAGGCATTGGCGAACGGCGATTGCAGCACCAGCGTCTTTGCCCTTTGCTCCCTCGGGAGTTGGGTCAACTCGACCACCACGGCCCATCACATGGACCCTCAGGTACTTGCGCCCGCACGGTGA
- a CDS encoding YheV family putative zinc ribbon protein, whose protein sequence is MSEGPVITKRRFIAGAVCPACSEPDKLMMWNEDGVPHRECVACGYSDTLNEQGLSVPKELGTRVNTSALKTPDAKVQAVQFFPNPKLKKKTD, encoded by the coding sequence ATGAGTGAGGGGCCAGTGATTACCAAACGACGCTTCATCGCCGGGGCGGTCTGCCCGGCGTGCAGTGAGCCGGACAAGTTGATGATGTGGAACGAAGACGGCGTGCCCCATCGCGAGTGCGTGGCCTGCGGTTATTCCGACACGCTCAACGAGCAAGGCCTGTCGGTGCCCAAGGAATTGGGCACCCGGGTCAATACTTCGGCACTCAAGACGCCAGACGCGAAGGTCCAGGCGGTGCAGTTTTTTCCCAACCCCAAGTTGAAGAAAAAAACCGACTGA